One Syntrophorhabdales bacterium genomic region harbors:
- a CDS encoding saccharopine dehydrogenase NADP-binding domain-containing protein, protein MNVAKKSGRILIIGAGGVATVAAHKCAQLPEVFTDIAVASRTLSKCENIKKDIGRRYGREIQATRADADNVSELTAVIDGFHPDVVLNLALPYQDLHIMDACLETGVHYIDTANYEPPDEAHFEYSWQWAYQEKFRQKGIMAVLGSGFDPGVTNVFAAHAQKHLFDEIEYLDILDCNAGSHGHAFATNFNPEINIREVAQTVRHWEEGKWIETP, encoded by the coding sequence ATGAACGTTGCGAAAAAGAGCGGGAGAATACTGATAATCGGGGCAGGTGGTGTGGCCACTGTTGCAGCGCACAAGTGTGCCCAGCTGCCCGAAGTCTTCACCGATATAGCGGTGGCAAGCAGAACGCTTTCTAAATGCGAGAATATCAAGAAAGATATCGGACGGAGGTACGGCAGGGAGATTCAGGCAACGAGGGCGGATGCTGACAATGTTTCAGAACTCACTGCTGTAATAGACGGATTCCATCCGGACGTTGTGCTTAATCTCGCACTTCCTTACCAAGACCTGCATATTATGGACGCCTGCCTGGAAACGGGAGTCCACTATATTGACACGGCCAATTATGAGCCTCCGGACGAGGCCCATTTCGAATACAGCTGGCAGTGGGCGTATCAGGAGAAGTTCCGGCAGAAGGGGATCATGGCAGTCCTTGGCTCCGGGTTCGATCCGGGCGTGACGAATGTTTTTGCTGCGCATGCACAGAAGCATCTCTTTGACGAGATAGAGTACCTGGATATACTCGACTGCAATGCCGGTTCCCACGGGCATGCCTTTGCCACAAACTTCAACCCCGAAATCAATATCCGGGAGGTAGCGCAAACGGTCAGGCACTGGGAGGAAGGGAAGTGGATTGAGACGCC
- the speB gene encoding agmatinase: MKGILNSTYMSSRTDAERARIVLLGCPLDVTSSFRGGTKFAPDSIRKASWTLETYSPYLKRDLDEIVFHDAGNLELSAGDLTGSLERIENSAAEVIRNGRKLLLFGGEHLATYPVIKAIRKHFGELQVVHFDAHCDLRDEYEGQRLSHATVMKRVKELGVEMLHIGIRSGTRQEFEELLLIDCPASLEARLSRGVPVYVSFDMDVFDPSLVSGVTTPEPGGLMFNEVMEYFSVLMGMNIVGADIVELAPDYDTSFVSSVCASKVAREMIMLLD; encoded by the coding sequence ATGAAGGGCATACTCAACAGCACGTATATGAGTTCCAGGACAGATGCGGAACGTGCCCGTATCGTACTGCTGGGCTGCCCGCTGGATGTCACCTCTTCTTTCCGGGGTGGAACAAAGTTCGCTCCGGACAGCATCAGGAAGGCGTCATGGACACTCGAAACATACAGTCCGTATCTCAAAAGAGATTTGGATGAGATCGTCTTTCATGATGCAGGAAATCTTGAGCTTAGTGCGGGAGACCTGACGGGGTCTCTTGAACGTATAGAAAATAGCGCGGCTGAAGTTATAAGAAATGGCCGGAAGCTCTTGCTGTTCGGCGGCGAACATCTCGCCACCTATCCCGTAATAAAGGCGATCAGGAAACATTTTGGGGAATTACAGGTTGTGCACTTTGATGCCCATTGTGACCTGAGGGATGAGTATGAAGGGCAGAGGCTCTCTCATGCGACAGTAATGAAGAGAGTTAAGGAGCTAGGAGTAGAGATGCTTCACATCGGCATACGGTCCGGGACGAGACAGGAATTTGAAGAACTTCTTTTGATCGATTGTCCGGCGTCCCTGGAGGCTCGTCTGAGCCGGGGTGTGCCCGTGTATGTGAGCTTCGACATGGATGTCTTTGACCCCTCTCTGGTTTCCGGGGTGACAACGCCGGAGCCGGGCGGCCTCATGTTTAACGAAGTCATGGAATATTTTTCGGTATTGATGGGCATGAACATCGTCGGCGCTGACATAGTGGAATTGGCCCCTGATTACGACACAAGCTTTGTGTCTTCCGTCTGTGCCTCGAAAGTTGCAAGAGAGATGATCATGCTCCTGGATTGA